A region of Chelonia mydas isolate rCheMyd1 chromosome 7, rCheMyd1.pri.v2, whole genome shotgun sequence DNA encodes the following proteins:
- the LOC102929969 gene encoding small nuclear ribonucleoprotein F, whose product MSLPLNPKPFLNGLTGKPVMVKLKWGMEYKSYLVSVDGYMNMQLANTEEYIDGALSGHLGEVLLRCNNVLYLRGVEEEDGKMRE is encoded by the coding sequence ATGAGCTTGCCCCTGAACCCCAAGCCCTTCCTGAATGGGCTGACAGGGAAGCCGGTGATGGTGAAGCTGAAGTGGGGGATGGAGTACAAGAGCTACCTGGTGTCTGTCGATGGCTACATGAACATGCAGcttgcaaacacagaagaataCATAGATGGTGCATTGTCAGGACACCTTGGTGAAGTTTTGTTAAGATGTAACAATGTCCTGTACCTCAGAGGAGTAGAAGAAGAAGATGGAAAAATGAGAGAATAA